The following are from one region of the Streptococcus sp. 1643 genome:
- a CDS encoding YbaB/EbfC family nucleoid-associated protein — MMNMQNMMRQAQKLQKQMEQSQAELAAMEFVGKSAQDLVQATLTGDKKVVNIDFNPAVVDPEDLETLSDMTAQAINAALEQIDETTKKKLGAFAGKLPF, encoded by the coding sequence ATGATGAACATGCAAAACATGATGCGCCAAGCACAAAAACTTCAAAAACAAATGGAACAAAGCCAAGCAGAACTCGCTGCCATGGAATTTGTTGGAAAATCTGCACAAGACCTTGTCCAAGCGACCTTAACTGGTGACAAAAAAGTTGTCAACATTGACTTCAACCCAGCAGTTGTAGATCCAGAAGATCTCGAAACCCTTTCTGACATGACTGCGCAAGCAATTAACGCAGCACTTGAACAAATTGATGAAACGACTAAGAAGAAACTCGGTGCTTTCGCTGGAAAATTGCCTTTCTAA
- a CDS encoding glycerophosphoryl diester phosphodiesterase membrane domain-containing protein: protein MKPEKPKKLGFRKIYYNLDKILFLFFLIFMMVEFVWLPLNSWIAGILLRQTGYLFISYNNFWAIIQGSPFISLAFLILIAINLLVAYFQICLLFIGARHLLYHEKRTLIEYSRKVFHQSFLFVKRLSFCKMAFVFFYIALLFPFIRKILKIYYLNKIIIPDFIVNYWEGKHWLVGLMIIASAWIFLYISVRFMFALPKILFERKTVRESVKYSLQKTKKNVLFFSWHLLLIIIKTYLFFFGLLIPLLFAQAVMDNLTQKESLILGVINFVLIKNFHYMTLTYFLVKFVSFLTGEELEIMPRRKKDHLMRWGVMGCASIFFAIEGYVYLESPDTNTPLVISHRGVSNKNGVQNTVQSLEKTAQLKPDLIEMDVQETKDGQFVMMHDANLKNLTGINATPQDLTLDELTNTDIYENGYQTKISSFDAYLERANALNQKLLIEIKTSKKDSPQMMDHFLEKYGATIKKYGHQMQSLDYHVIDKVLTYDSEIPVYFILPYNSIFPRTKATGYTMEYSTLDEYFVNKLWTTDQRLYVWTVNGSEAFDKAVRLGADGMITDDLEMVQSQVTMAQDDPEYTELLLKKVMEFFDF from the coding sequence ATGAAACCTGAAAAACCTAAAAAGCTAGGTTTTAGGAAGATATACTATAACCTAGATAAGATTTTATTTCTATTTTTCTTGATATTTATGATGGTTGAGTTTGTCTGGCTACCATTAAATTCGTGGATTGCTGGCATTCTTCTGAGACAAACCGGTTATTTGTTTATCTCCTACAATAACTTTTGGGCGATTATACAAGGCTCGCCTTTTATCAGTTTAGCCTTTCTCATCTTAATTGCAATCAATCTCCTGGTTGCCTATTTCCAGATTTGTCTTTTGTTTATCGGGGCTCGTCACCTTCTCTATCATGAAAAGAGAACTTTAATTGAGTACAGTAGAAAAGTATTTCACCAGAGCTTTCTATTCGTTAAGCGATTGAGCTTTTGTAAGATGGCCTTTGTCTTTTTTTACATTGCTTTGCTTTTCCCGTTCATCCGTAAGATTTTAAAAATCTACTACCTCAACAAGATTATTATTCCTGATTTTATTGTGAATTATTGGGAAGGTAAGCATTGGCTGGTAGGTCTGATGATCATAGCATCCGCTTGGATCTTTCTCTACATCTCTGTCCGATTTATGTTTGCCCTTCCTAAGATTCTCTTTGAAAGAAAGACCGTAAGAGAAAGTGTGAAATATAGTCTCCAAAAGACAAAGAAAAATGTCCTTTTCTTCTCTTGGCATCTCTTACTCATTATCATTAAAACCTATCTTTTCTTCTTTGGTTTGCTAATTCCTTTGCTTTTTGCGCAAGCAGTGATGGATAATCTCACTCAAAAAGAATCCTTGATTCTCGGTGTGATTAATTTTGTCTTGATTAAAAATTTCCATTACATGACCCTGACTTATTTCCTAGTGAAGTTTGTTTCCTTCCTGACAGGAGAAGAGTTGGAGATCATGCCAAGGAGAAAGAAAGATCATCTGATGAGATGGGGTGTTATGGGGTGTGCAAGCATCTTCTTTGCCATAGAAGGCTACGTTTATCTGGAATCTCCGGATACCAATACACCTTTAGTGATTTCGCACAGAGGAGTAAGTAATAAAAATGGTGTTCAAAATACTGTGCAGTCTTTAGAAAAAACAGCTCAGCTAAAACCAGATCTCATCGAAATGGATGTGCAGGAAACGAAAGACGGTCAGTTCGTGATGATGCACGATGCTAACCTAAAAAATTTAACAGGTATTAATGCTACGCCGCAAGATTTGACTCTGGATGAATTAACAAATACAGATATTTATGAGAATGGTTATCAAACAAAGATTTCAAGCTTTGATGCCTATTTAGAACGAGCAAATGCTTTAAATCAAAAATTGCTGATTGAGATTAAGACCAGTAAAAAAGATAGTCCGCAAATGATGGACCATTTCCTCGAAAAGTACGGAGCGACTATCAAGAAATATGGACATCAGATGCAATCACTAGACTATCATGTGATTGATAAAGTGTTGACTTATGATTCTGAAATTCCAGTTTACTTTATTCTTCCCTATAACAGTATCTTCCCAAGAACCAAGGCAACGGGTTACACTATGGAGTACTCGACTTTGGATGAATACTTTGTCAATAAACTCTGGACAACCGATCAGAGGCTCTATGTTTGGACCGTAAATGGTTCGGAGGCATTTGATAAAGCAGTTCGTCTCGGCGCAGATGGCATGATTACTGATGATCTTGAAATGGTCCAGTCACAAGTCACAATGGCTCAAGACGATCCAGAATATACGGAATTACTCTTAAAGAAAGTAATGGAATTCTTTGATTTCTAA
- a CDS encoding site-specific integrase yields MVVTKQKNKKWRVDISDGYDAITGLQKRHRKSDLKSRKEAEQYEADYRINKLHQVTHKDKISVSYLYSLVQEEDELRGNKRGTIDSQNSYYRVYLSRYFKNADMRNVSLNEIKEYRNWLKCQPSKKGGCLSNSHVNQQMIFVHKMFDVAIANRIRQDNPCDGLRRLPNKHNEMEYYTPEQFKEFDSLFEEHEYTFQLLYRVLMYTGLRMGEALALTWEQINLDEKYIDVKYSAYYRNKQVYIGSVKTTQSNRRIYIHENFVNELKEWKNRQHELLKEFSQNVNSFQIYQTSPEVLTAPKVSNFRVLFKKRLPKNLKLIRNHDFRHSHAAFLISQGLRNGEGKDYIFFTLMKRLGHSSITTTINVYSHLFPEQQQELASAFDNF; encoded by the coding sequence AGAAAATCTGATTTAAAATCACGTAAAGAAGCTGAACAATATGAGGCTGATTATCGTATCAATAAGCTACATCAAGTAACTCATAAAGATAAAATTTCTGTTTCGTATCTGTACTCGCTCGTTCAAGAAGAAGATGAACTTCGAGGGAATAAACGAGGAACAATAGATAGTCAAAATTCTTACTATCGAGTGTACCTATCCAGATACTTTAAAAACGCAGATATGCGAAATGTTTCCCTAAACGAAATCAAAGAGTATAGAAACTGGCTTAAATGTCAACCCAGTAAAAAAGGTGGATGCCTATCTAATTCTCACGTTAATCAGCAAATGATTTTTGTCCATAAAATGTTTGATGTTGCAATAGCCAATCGTATTCGACAAGACAACCCTTGCGACGGATTAAGGCGTTTGCCGAACAAACATAATGAAATGGAATACTATACACCTGAACAATTTAAAGAATTTGATTCACTTTTTGAAGAACATGAATACACTTTCCAACTTTTGTATCGGGTATTGATGTATACTGGTTTACGTATGGGTGAGGCGCTCGCTTTGACTTGGGAACAGATAAACCTTGATGAAAAATATATTGATGTTAAATACTCAGCGTATTATCGCAATAAACAAGTCTATATTGGCTCAGTAAAAACTACACAGTCAAATCGTAGAATATATATTCACGAAAACTTTGTAAATGAGTTAAAGGAATGGAAAAACAGACAACATGAACTACTGAAAGAGTTTAGTCAAAATGTAAATAGTTTTCAAATTTATCAAACTAGTCCTGAAGTTTTAACTGCTCCAAAAGTATCTAATTTTAGAGTTTTATTCAAGAAACGTTTACCAAAAAATTTAAAGCTAATTCGTAATCACGATTTTAGACACTCTCACGCTGCTTTTCTTATTTCACAGGGATTACGTAATGGAGAAGGAAAAGACTACATCTTTTTTACGTTGATGAAAAGATTAGGACACAGTTCTATAACTACTACGATAAATGTTTACTCTCATTTATTCCCTGAACAGCAACAAGAACTCGCCTCTGCCTTTGATAATTTTTAA
- a CDS encoding 3'-5' exonuclease produces the protein MEKLRDYIAFDLEFNQHEGVTHLIQVSAVCYQDGQESAAFDSYVHTTAPLKSFINGLTGITAETLKDAPKVEQVLKDFQAFVGDLPIVGYNAAKSDLPILLEHGIDYRDQYKVDLYEEAFERRSSDLHGIANLKLQTVANFLGFHGKSHNSLEDARMTARVYEAFLESDEGKLFIENQSSFSMNNPFDGLDLSQFLD, from the coding sequence ATGGAAAAATTAAGAGATTATATCGCCTTTGATTTGGAATTCAATCAACACGAGGGGGTTACCCATTTAATTCAAGTATCAGCAGTCTGCTATCAAGATGGACAAGAAAGTGCTGCTTTTGATTCTTATGTTCATACTACAGCCCCATTGAAGAGTTTTATCAATGGTTTGACTGGGATCACAGCTGAAACCTTGAAAGATGCGCCAAAAGTAGAACAAGTTTTAAAGGACTTTCAAGCATTTGTTGGCGACTTACCTATCGTTGGTTACAATGCAGCTAAGAGTGATTTGCCTATTCTCTTGGAGCATGGTATTGATTATCGTGACCAGTATAAGGTTGATCTATATGAGGAGGCTTTTGAACGCCGTAGTTCTGACCTACACGGCATAGCCAATCTTAAATTACAAACTGTTGCAAATTTTTTAGGCTTTCACGGGAAATCTCATAACAGTTTAGAAGATGCCCGCATGACGGCGCGTGTTTACGAAGCTTTTTTGGAATCGGATGAAGGAAAGCTATTCATAGAAAACCAAAGCAGTTTTTCTATGAATAATCCTTTCGATGGCTTAGATTTATCCCAATTTTTAGACTAG
- the rocS gene encoding chromosome segregation protein RocS — protein sequence MSIEMTVSEIAEVLGLSRQAINNRVKELPEEDTKKNDKGVTVVTRSGLIKLEEIYKKTIFEDEPVSDDVKQRELMEILVDEKNAEILRLYEQLKAKDRQLSEKDEQMRIKDRQIAEKDKQLDQQQQLTLQAMKDQETLKLELDQAKEEVQATKKGFFARLFGGK from the coding sequence ATGAGTATTGAAATGACCGTCAGTGAGATTGCAGAGGTCTTGGGACTATCTCGTCAAGCAATCAACAATCGTGTCAAAGAACTTCCAGAAGAGGACACGAAAAAAAATGACAAAGGTGTAACTGTAGTTACTCGAAGTGGCTTGATCAAGCTAGAAGAAATCTACAAAAAAACGATTTTTGAAGATGAACCAGTCAGTGATGATGTCAAACAACGTGAACTGATGGAAATCTTGGTCGATGAGAAAAATGCTGAAATTCTTCGCTTGTACGAGCAGCTCAAGGCAAAAGATCGCCAGTTATCAGAAAAAGATGAACAGATGCGTATCAAAGACCGCCAGATTGCTGAAAAGGACAAACAGTTGGACCAACAGCAACAGTTGACTCTTCAAGCGATGAAGGATCAAGAAACCTTGAAACTCGAGTTGGACCAAGCAAAAGAAGAAGTCCAAGCAACCAAAAAAGGCTTTTTTGCTCGCCTTTTTGGAGGAAAATAA